A window of the Isosphaera pallida ATCC 43644 genome harbors these coding sequences:
- the tkt gene encoding transketolase — MSVSVPSSLETLSINTLRALAMDAVQKANSGHPGTPVSLAPVVYELWRNTLRYDPADPIWPDRDRFVLSVGHASMLIYGALHLAGVKAVGPDPDGSTGLIHGQGHGRRPGDPHALAVSLEDIKAFRQLHSKTPGHPEYRLTPGVETTTGPLGQGLANSVGMAIAGRYLAARYNRPGFDLFTHRVYALCGDGCMMEGVSSEAASLAGHLKLANLCWIYDSNHITIEGGTHLAFSEDVGKRFESYGWNVLKVDDAEDRVALAQALAQFQRTTDRPTLIIVTSVIARGVPGKEGSHKAHGEPLGEEAVKGAKLHYGMDPDARFVVPPEVYEDFQHTLGRRGAELSRAWKAQLETYRQAYPDLAAELDVWLKRELPAGWDRDIPTFPWQSTNDPQTGKTTVPSLAGRDASGRVLNAIAKRVPWLIGGSADLAPSTKTTLTFEGADSFQAESPHGRNFHFGVREHAMGSIMNGMAVSGLRPFGSGFLIFSDYGRPAIRLAAIMEIPVIYIFTHDSIGVGEDGPTHQPIEQLASLRAIPHLIVIRPADANEVAEAWRTLMPMRDQPVVLALTRQALPTLNRDRLAPASGLRKGAYVLADPPAGQSPRLILIGTGSEVALCVEAAEALHARGIPTRVVSMPSWELFEAQPQAYRDEVLPPSITARVAVEMGSTLGWSKYVGPTGSVIGMNGFGASAPLKDVTRHFGFTVENVIAHAERQLT, encoded by the coding sequence ATGTCCGTGTCCGTCCCCTCCTCGTTGGAAACCCTCTCGATCAACACGCTGCGCGCTTTGGCGATGGACGCGGTCCAGAAGGCCAACTCGGGCCATCCGGGCACTCCGGTCTCGCTGGCCCCGGTGGTGTATGAATTGTGGCGCAACACCTTGCGCTACGATCCCGCCGATCCGATCTGGCCCGACCGCGACCGCTTCGTGTTGTCGGTGGGTCACGCCTCGATGCTAATTTACGGGGCGTTGCATTTGGCCGGGGTGAAGGCGGTTGGTCCCGACCCCGACGGAAGCACCGGCTTGATCCACGGCCAAGGCCACGGCCGCCGTCCAGGCGATCCCCACGCTCTGGCGGTCTCGCTGGAGGATATCAAGGCGTTTCGGCAACTTCACTCTAAAACGCCCGGCCACCCTGAATACCGCCTCACGCCCGGCGTGGAAACCACCACGGGGCCTCTTGGCCAGGGTTTGGCGAATTCAGTGGGCATGGCGATCGCCGGACGTTATCTAGCCGCGCGCTACAATCGTCCGGGCTTCGACCTGTTCACTCATCGGGTTTATGCGTTGTGCGGCGATGGCTGTATGATGGAGGGAGTCAGCAGCGAAGCCGCTTCCCTGGCTGGTCACCTCAAACTCGCTAACCTTTGCTGGATCTATGACTCCAACCACATCACCATTGAGGGTGGCACTCATCTGGCCTTCTCGGAGGATGTCGGCAAGCGATTCGAGAGCTACGGCTGGAACGTGCTGAAGGTGGACGACGCTGAGGATCGCGTCGCGCTGGCTCAGGCTCTGGCCCAATTCCAGCGAACAACCGACCGGCCCACCCTGATCATTGTCACTAGCGTCATCGCGCGGGGCGTTCCCGGCAAAGAAGGCTCGCACAAAGCCCACGGCGAACCTCTGGGCGAGGAGGCGGTCAAAGGGGCCAAGCTCCATTACGGCATGGACCCCGACGCGCGCTTCGTGGTGCCGCCCGAAGTTTACGAGGACTTTCAACATACCTTGGGCCGTCGTGGCGCAGAGTTGTCCCGCGCCTGGAAAGCCCAATTGGAGACGTATCGCCAGGCTTACCCGGATCTGGCCGCCGAGTTGGACGTGTGGCTCAAGCGCGAGTTGCCCGCGGGTTGGGACCGCGACATTCCCACGTTCCCCTGGCAGTCTACCAACGACCCTCAAACCGGTAAGACCACGGTTCCCAGCCTGGCAGGACGCGACGCCTCCGGTCGAGTTCTCAATGCCATCGCCAAGCGGGTCCCCTGGTTGATCGGCGGCTCCGCCGACCTCGCTCCCTCGACCAAGACCACGCTCACTTTCGAGGGGGCCGACTCGTTCCAGGCCGAATCCCCCCACGGCCGGAATTTCCACTTCGGCGTGCGTGAACACGCGATGGGTTCGATCATGAACGGCATGGCGGTTTCGGGGCTGCGTCCGTTCGGTTCGGGGTTTTTGATCTTCTCCGACTACGGGCGGCCCGCAATCCGTCTGGCGGCGATCATGGAGATCCCGGTCATCTACATTTTCACTCACGACTCGATTGGAGTGGGCGAGGATGGGCCAACCCATCAACCGATTGAACAACTCGCCAGCCTTCGAGCCATTCCCCACCTCATCGTCATCCGCCCCGCCGACGCCAACGAAGTGGCCGAAGCCTGGCGAACCCTGATGCCCATGCGCGACCAGCCCGTGGTGCTAGCTTTGACCCGTCAGGCTCTACCCACGCTGAACCGCGATCGCCTGGCCCCGGCCTCCGGTCTTCGCAAAGGGGCCTACGTGTTGGCCGATCCTCCCGCTGGTCAATCCCCTCGACTCATTCTGATCGGCACCGGAAGCGAAGTGGCCCTCTGCGTCGAGGCCGCCGAAGCCCTCCATGCGCGGGGCATCCCCACCAGAGTCGTCTCGATGCCCTCTTGGGAACTCTTCGAGGCCCAGCCTCAAGCCTACCGCGACGAAGTGCTGCCGCCTTCGATCACGGCGCGGGTGGCAGTCGAGATGGGCTCGACTCTCGGTTGGTCCAAATATGTCGGCCCCACCGGCTCTGTGATTGGCATGAACGGCTTCGGCGCTTCGGCCCCCTTGAAGGATGTCACCCGTCACTTTGGGTTCACCGTGGAGAATGTCATTGCCCACGCCGAACGTCAGCTAACGTGA